A region of Chitinophaga horti DNA encodes the following proteins:
- a CDS encoding SusC/RagA family TonB-linked outer membrane protein has product MRKFTRLPRACNAVSAVLIRRPLPFLLTLFIWLATVLPAFSQEKITVRGVVQDNEGGIMPGVTVVEKGTKNATNTDANGSFSLNVAGESAVLVFTSIGSATKELMVGTQRSLSVRMERQNKDISEVVVVGYGQARRVSITGSVASVTSDDIDRVHGNSTVSATLAGKLPGVTFRQPDGRPGASANIQIRNMGNPLYVIDGIQQDAGQFNNIAPNDIESITVLKDAAAAIYGVRAANGVVVVTTKRGKLNSRNTIGINAYQGWQNWTTFPEVLNSSYDYMRLKAEAELNEGGTSITKEELEKYKQGTEYGYKSFDWTDFIIKGNSPLSSFNVNASGGSDRITYYLSYTKLHQNSVLGREYRFDRNNVQSNITARIAEGLKASMNINGRIESRQNPGVPQPDDYWVARFALMRNTPMERPYANDDPRYLNDIGHNETNWAFLNYKNSGKFREDWRVLQNDFNLEYEVPYVKGLTLRGAYSYYLADRVLNNHEYTYVTYRYDPVQDTITPYGGSTNPYRQRIQQKVQNVNMQGQITYARVFGKHNINATFVAERIRWQRLTNTLHAVPTTNSLPLIYFPTMDEYNDSDERQTRLGYAARINYSYADKYMLELNGRRDASYLFPELDRVGYFPGISVGWRLTEEQFMKDLLGNFPLTEVKLRGSYGVMGDDGDALGLLPFRYLAGYDYNVGIAVLDGNVVVGSRDRGEPTTNITWLRSKMSNVGLDFGFFNGKLNGSAEYYYRKRTGLRAATGNVLVPNELGYGLPESNLESDAQFGADFSLALNNNIGELKYQVAGNFAISRYKFLEPFNETRFNSWDHYRTARTQRLTRSNWGRHVVGQFQSQEQINEHPVNIDGQGNVTLLPGDLIYEDMNKDGKIDGYDERPIGWGIGAQPNINFGFTIGLMYKGADFRADFSGAAGYTWYQNWEMKWPFQNNGNLNTLFTDRWHREDMWDPNSKWIPGKYPALRYNKGGHSNYNNSNDFFAHNARYVRARTIELGYTIPQNILSRVRIEKCRFYVNGYNLFTFSNLNQYRVDPEVTEENGLQYPQNKVVNVGVNLSF; this is encoded by the coding sequence ATGAGAAAATTTACTAGGCTTCCCCGGGCCTGTAATGCTGTTTCGGCAGTGCTTATCAGGCGTCCCCTGCCTTTTTTGCTCACCCTTTTTATCTGGCTTGCCACCGTATTGCCCGCCTTTTCGCAGGAAAAGATAACGGTGCGTGGGGTAGTGCAGGACAATGAAGGCGGTATTATGCCAGGCGTTACCGTCGTGGAGAAGGGTACAAAAAATGCCACCAATACCGATGCCAACGGATCGTTTTCGCTCAATGTAGCGGGCGAAAGTGCTGTGCTGGTATTTACCTCCATCGGTTCTGCAACAAAAGAATTAATGGTAGGTACGCAACGCAGCCTGAGCGTAAGAATGGAAAGACAGAATAAAGATATCAGTGAAGTAGTGGTAGTGGGTTATGGCCAGGCCAGGAGGGTATCCATCACTGGTTCGGTTGCGTCGGTAACCTCCGATGATATCGATCGTGTGCATGGTAACTCCACGGTGAGCGCCACACTAGCCGGTAAGCTGCCGGGTGTAACTTTCCGTCAGCCTGACGGTCGCCCCGGTGCGAGCGCCAATATCCAGATCCGTAACATGGGTAACCCACTGTACGTAATCGACGGTATCCAGCAGGATGCCGGTCAGTTCAATAATATTGCTCCCAACGACATTGAGTCGATTACGGTGCTGAAAGATGCTGCCGCGGCTATTTATGGTGTGCGTGCAGCAAACGGTGTTGTGGTGGTTACGACCAAACGGGGTAAACTCAACTCCCGTAATACCATCGGTATAAATGCTTACCAGGGCTGGCAAAACTGGACCACCTTCCCCGAAGTACTCAACAGTTCTTATGACTACATGCGCCTGAAGGCTGAAGCGGAACTGAACGAAGGCGGTACATCTATCACCAAAGAAGAACTGGAGAAATACAAACAAGGAACCGAGTACGGTTATAAAAGTTTCGACTGGACAGATTTTATCATCAAAGGTAATTCGCCCCTGTCTTCTTTTAACGTGAATGCTTCCGGTGGTTCCGACAGGATCACGTATTACCTGTCTTACACTAAACTGCACCAGAACTCCGTTTTGGGCCGTGAGTACCGCTTCGACAGGAACAACGTACAGTCTAATATTACAGCGAGGATCGCTGAAGGTTTAAAGGCTTCCATGAACATCAATGGTCGTATCGAAAGCCGGCAGAACCCGGGTGTACCGCAGCCCGATGACTACTGGGTTGCCCGTTTCGCGCTGATGCGTAATACACCGATGGAGCGCCCCTATGCAAACGATGATCCACGTTACCTGAATGATATTGGTCACAACGAAACCAACTGGGCGTTCCTGAACTATAAAAACTCAGGTAAATTCCGGGAGGACTGGCGCGTGTTGCAGAATGACTTCAACCTGGAATATGAAGTGCCTTACGTGAAAGGGCTTACGTTACGCGGCGCTTATTCTTATTACCTGGCCGACCGGGTGCTGAATAACCACGAGTACACTTACGTGACCTACCGCTACGACCCTGTACAGGATACCATCACGCCATATGGCGGTAGTACTAACCCTTACAGGCAGCGCATCCAGCAAAAAGTACAAAACGTAAACATGCAGGGGCAGATCACTTATGCACGTGTTTTCGGTAAGCATAACATTAATGCCACCTTTGTTGCCGAACGTATCAGGTGGCAGCGGTTAACGAACACCCTGCATGCTGTGCCTACTACGAACTCCCTGCCGCTGATTTACTTCCCGACCATGGATGAATACAACGATAGCGATGAGCGGCAGACCAGGCTGGGTTACGCGGCACGTATCAACTACTCTTACGCTGATAAATACATGTTGGAGCTGAACGGACGTAGAGATGCTTCCTACCTGTTCCCTGAACTTGACCGCGTAGGCTACTTCCCCGGTATATCTGTCGGCTGGCGTTTGACCGAAGAGCAATTTATGAAAGACCTGCTGGGTAATTTCCCGCTTACGGAGGTAAAGTTACGCGGTTCTTACGGTGTGATGGGTGATGATGGCGATGCATTAGGCCTGCTGCCATTCAGGTACCTGGCCGGGTATGATTACAATGTGGGTATAGCCGTATTGGATGGTAACGTGGTAGTTGGGTCCCGCGACCGCGGAGAGCCGACAACGAATATCACCTGGTTGAGAAGCAAAATGTCGAACGTAGGTCTGGACTTCGGTTTCTTCAACGGAAAATTAAATGGTAGCGCCGAGTACTATTATCGTAAACGTACCGGTTTAAGGGCTGCGACCGGCAATGTACTGGTGCCAAACGAACTGGGTTATGGCTTGCCGGAAAGTAACCTCGAATCCGACGCGCAATTTGGTGCAGATTTCTCGCTGGCGCTGAACAACAATATCGGCGAACTAAAATACCAGGTGGCCGGCAACTTTGCAATATCACGTTACAAATTCCTGGAACCTTTTAACGAAACGCGCTTCAACTCCTGGGATCACTACCGTACTGCCAGAACGCAGCGCCTTACCCGCTCCAACTGGGGGCGCCACGTAGTTGGCCAGTTCCAGTCGCAGGAGCAGATCAATGAGCACCCGGTAAATATCGACGGACAGGGTAACGTAACCCTGCTGCCCGGTGACCTTATTTATGAGGATATGAATAAAGACGGTAAAATCGATGGCTACGATGAGCGTCCGATCGGTTGGGGTATTGGTGCACAGCCTAATATCAACTTCGGTTTCACCATTGGTTTGATGTATAAAGGTGCCGACTTCCGCGCGGACTTCTCTGGTGCGGCGGGCTACACCTGGTACCAGAACTGGGAAATGAAATGGCCTTTCCAGAACAATGGTAACCTCAATACTTTATTTACCGACAGGTGGCACCGCGAAGATATGTGGGACCCGAACAGCAAATGGATCCCGGGTAAATATCCTGCACTGCGCTACAATAAAGGTGGTCACTCCAACTACAATAACAGTAACGACTTCTTTGCGCACAATGCCCGTTACGTGAGAGCCAGGACCATCGAGTTAGGTTACACGATCCCACAAAACATTCTGTCACGGGTTCGCATCGAGAAATGCCGCTTTTATGTGAACGGCTACAACCTGTTCACCTTCAGCAATCTTAACCAATACCGCGTAGACCCGGAAGTGACCGAAGAAAACGGGTTGCAGTATCCGCAGAACAAAGTAGTGAACGTGGGCGTAAACCTTTCTTTTTAA